A genomic segment from Paramixta manurensis encodes:
- a CDS encoding NAD(P)/FAD-dependent oxidoreductase, whose protein sequence is MAQQSNNVDVIIIGGGVVGCAAFRRFTLMGARTLLLEKGGDILSGASKANSAILHTGFDAPPDSLELDCMQAGYREYVDIHTKMNLPLLKTGAIVVAWNEEQLAELPAIVHQAHQNGVTDVRQINASEVYQREKNLASGALGGVWVPGESVIDPWSAPLAYMTQAVKHGGQYRFNCEVQAATFVDDGWRLSTSDGEYRAKLVINCAGNYGDLIDGLWRHPEFQIKPRKGQFLVFDKPAAEKIEAIILPVPTPTTKGVLLSKTIFGNLLLGPTAEEQPERDKAEVNETVLHQLVEKGQRILPALTDYSVTATYAGLRPATEKKAYRIFDYPENQWITVGGIRSTGLTAALGIAAHLETLYRERFPALFALAPPAELTWPQMPMLSEYSARDYTCAGNGGIVCHCELVTRREIEAAFDSAVPPECIGGLRRRTRVMMGRCNGFFCSNNVAEIINGRFENTLVTGKVT, encoded by the coding sequence ATGGCACAGCAGAGCAACAATGTTGATGTGATTATCATTGGCGGTGGCGTGGTGGGCTGCGCCGCCTTTCGCCGCTTCACGCTCATGGGCGCGCGCACGTTATTATTGGAGAAGGGCGGCGATATTCTTTCCGGCGCCAGTAAGGCCAATAGCGCGATTTTACATACCGGCTTTGATGCGCCGCCCGATAGCCTTGAGTTGGATTGTATGCAGGCCGGTTACCGCGAGTATGTGGATATCCACACCAAAATGAATCTGCCGTTACTAAAAACCGGCGCCATCGTGGTGGCGTGGAACGAGGAGCAACTGGCTGAGTTACCCGCGATTGTTCACCAGGCGCACCAAAATGGCGTGACGGATGTACGGCAAATTAATGCGTCAGAGGTTTATCAGCGTGAGAAAAACCTCGCATCCGGCGCGCTAGGCGGGGTGTGGGTACCGGGGGAAAGCGTGATTGATCCCTGGAGCGCACCGCTGGCTTATATGACGCAGGCGGTGAAACATGGCGGCCAATACCGTTTTAACTGTGAAGTACAGGCGGCGACTTTCGTCGACGATGGCTGGCGGTTAAGCACTTCGGACGGCGAGTATCGCGCCAAACTGGTAATTAACTGTGCGGGTAATTATGGCGATCTGATTGATGGGTTGTGGCGCCACCCTGAGTTTCAGATCAAACCGCGTAAAGGGCAATTTCTGGTATTCGACAAACCGGCGGCTGAGAAAATTGAGGCGATTATTCTGCCGGTACCAACGCCGACCACCAAAGGCGTGCTGTTATCAAAAACCATCTTTGGCAATTTATTATTAGGCCCAACCGCTGAGGAGCAGCCAGAGCGCGATAAGGCGGAAGTGAATGAAACGGTATTGCACCAGTTGGTGGAAAAGGGACAGCGTATTTTACCGGCTCTAACCGATTACAGCGTTACCGCCACCTATGCCGGGCTGCGCCCCGCCACCGAGAAAAAAGCGTATCGCATTTTCGATTATCCCGAAAACCAATGGATCACGGTGGGCGGTATCCGCTCGACCGGCCTAACTGCGGCGTTAGGGATCGCGGCACACCTTGAAACGCTGTATCGCGAGCGCTTCCCGGCGCTGTTTGCGCTTGCGCCGCCCGCTGAGTTGACATGGCCGCAGATGCCGATGCTTTCTGAATATTCCGCGCGCGACTATACCTGTGCCGGTAACGGCGGCATTGTCTGCCACTGTGAGTTGGTGACCCGGCGTGAGATTGAGGCGGCGTTTGATTCCGCCGTTCCGCCCGAGTGTATTGGCGGCCTGCGGCGCAGAACGCGCGTCATGATGGGGCGCTGTAATGGCTTTTTTTGTAGTAACAACGTGGCTGAAATTATCAATGGCCGCTTTGAGAACACGCTGGTCACCGGGAAGGTAACATGA
- a CDS encoding NAD(P)/FAD-dependent oxidoreductase, producing the protein MSRIYEVIIIGAGPSGLAVAHALNEAGIKDVLLLERENQAGGVPRHCRHPTFGLQTFHRPMSGHVWAEKLVKRVAYPVRTNTTVTALKPGGVIEITSDNGMETLQARKVVLATGVRETPRHARLVSGVRPQGVLTAGALQQFVYLRGLRPGEQPVIVGTELVSFSALWTLRNAGIRPVAMVDDNPRPTAWRPSLWFAKLLRVPVYLGHHLSAIQGGERVQGIEITNQAGEVKTLRCDSVIFTGKFTGEYTLIRKSHLASDSSTGRPLFDQHGCCSDPHYFAVGNMTHPADMGDQCYQEGRRVGRYIADVLHETQEAGSLIPVQHDDIFRISAPSVIRRAGALDDVTFNLRVEHPGNGYIVVRNGDKVLYRRRHHCMPERRILLKHVDLTEVMTPGALRISFEG; encoded by the coding sequence ATGAGCAGAATTTATGAGGTGATTATTATTGGCGCCGGGCCCTCAGGGCTGGCGGTCGCTCATGCATTAAATGAAGCGGGCATTAAAGATGTTCTGCTGCTGGAGCGTGAAAATCAGGCCGGCGGCGTGCCGAGACATTGCCGTCATCCCACTTTTGGCCTGCAAACATTTCATCGCCCAATGAGTGGGCATGTGTGGGCCGAAAAGTTGGTTAAACGCGTTGCATATCCGGTTCGTACCAACACTACGGTGACCGCGCTGAAACCCGGCGGCGTGATTGAGATAACTTCTGATAACGGTATGGAAACCTTGCAGGCGCGTAAAGTGGTATTGGCCACCGGCGTGCGTGAAACGCCGCGTCATGCGCGTTTGGTCAGCGGAGTCAGGCCACAGGGGGTGTTAACCGCAGGCGCCTTGCAGCAATTTGTTTATCTACGCGGCTTGAGACCGGGCGAGCAACCAGTCATTGTAGGAACCGAACTGGTGAGCTTCTCAGCGCTATGGACGCTGCGTAACGCCGGAATTCGACCGGTGGCGATGGTGGATGATAATCCGCGCCCGACCGCATGGCGGCCAAGCTTGTGGTTTGCCAAACTGCTGCGAGTACCGGTTTATCTCGGTCATCACCTGAGTGCGATACAGGGAGGTGAACGGGTACAGGGAATTGAGATAACCAATCAAGCCGGTGAAGTGAAGACTCTGCGCTGTGATAGCGTCATTTTTACCGGTAAATTTACCGGGGAATATACCTTGATCCGTAAAAGCCATTTAGCGAGTGATAGCTCAACCGGGCGTCCGCTGTTCGATCAGCACGGCTGCTGTTCCGATCCGCATTATTTTGCGGTCGGCAATATGACGCATCCGGCGGATATGGGCGATCAGTGTTACCAGGAAGGGAGGCGTGTTGGGCGCTATATTGCTGACGTTTTGCATGAGACGCAGGAAGCGGGTTCGCTCATTCCGGTACAGCATGATGATATTTTTCGTATCTCCGCTCCCAGCGTCATCCGCCGCGCAGGCGCGCTAGACGACGTGACATTTAATCTGCGCGTCGAGCATCCGGGTAACGGCTATATCGTGGTACGTAATGGCGACAAGGTGCTCTATCGCCGCCGCCATCACTGTATGCCCGAACGGCGTATTTTGCTGAAGCATGTTGATCTAACGGAAGTCATGACGCCGGGCGCATTGCGGATTAGTTTTGAAGGGTGA
- a CDS encoding cupin, whose translation MTDNILTQQEARRRLVTPDDMVSCSVAFIDCRLPGSDLKQNYSFIGPGVTQSSSQVVNIPQPHGFNIGAAAMPKGVTNNLHLHFTAEVFLIHEGSWRFRWGAQGEHEAEFSAPAILTIPTWIFRGFTNVSAQETDGWVFTVLGGDNTGGIIWHPSVLEASAEYGMYLSRDNMLIDTHNGDAIPQEADLMPPLSAEYIAELKEYSPQQMAEFAVTGEQRAWSSRALLDAVLPGHGAQLAPVIGYGISQDRDMHPRIVRPHGFSVEWLKIPADGQVGAHCCEQVQVLMVFSGTLEITFNRAGEEVTITAPPRSVVSIPENSWRRYRALDEACEVTVTTRGDGRKRVVWDKAIVDAVQQQGWCLDPDGYIAPYEILPPSARRLINRG comes from the coding sequence ATGACTGATAACATCCTGACCCAACAAGAAGCGCGTCGGCGGCTGGTCACCCCGGATGATATGGTGTCATGCAGCGTGGCGTTTATTGACTGCCGTCTGCCCGGTTCCGATTTAAAACAGAACTACTCCTTTATTGGACCTGGCGTGACGCAATCCTCAAGCCAGGTGGTTAATATCCCACAGCCGCACGGCTTTAATATTGGCGCCGCCGCGATGCCGAAAGGCGTGACGAATAACCTCCATTTGCACTTTACCGCTGAAGTGTTCCTGATCCATGAAGGGAGCTGGCGGTTCCGTTGGGGCGCGCAGGGCGAGCATGAAGCGGAATTTAGCGCGCCCGCCATTTTAACTATCCCAACCTGGATCTTCCGCGGCTTTACCAACGTTTCCGCGCAGGAAACCGACGGCTGGGTATTTACCGTGTTGGGCGGCGATAACACCGGCGGCATTATTTGGCACCCTTCGGTGCTGGAGGCGTCGGCAGAATATGGTATGTATCTCAGCCGCGATAATATGCTGATTGATACCCATAACGGCGATGCGATCCCGCAAGAAGCGGATCTGATGCCGCCGCTGTCGGCAGAGTATATTGCTGAACTAAAAGAGTATTCGCCGCAGCAAATGGCAGAGTTTGCCGTCACTGGCGAGCAACGCGCCTGGTCATCACGCGCGCTCCTCGATGCGGTGTTGCCGGGACACGGCGCACAACTGGCGCCAGTAATTGGTTATGGCATCAGCCAGGATCGTGATATGCATCCGCGTATCGTGCGTCCACATGGCTTTTCGGTCGAGTGGTTAAAAATCCCGGCGGACGGACAGGTTGGCGCACACTGCTGCGAGCAAGTTCAGGTATTGATGGTGTTTAGCGGCACGCTGGAGATCACTTTCAATCGCGCAGGCGAAGAGGTGACGATAACCGCACCGCCGCGTTCCGTTGTCTCCATACCGGAAAACAGTTGGCGCCGCTATCGCGCGCTGGATGAAGCGTGTGAAGTGACGGTGACCACCCGTGGTGACGGTCGTAAGCGGGTGGTGTGGGATAAAGCGATTGTGGACGCGGTACAACAGCAAGGCTGGTGTCTTGACCCCGATGGCTATATTGCTCCCTATGAGATTTTACCGCCGAGCGCCCGGCGCCTGATAAATCGCGGGTGA
- a CDS encoding DUF1937 family protein, translated as MRKIFLACPYSHADQEVVNARFVACNEVAATIIESGNLVFSQVTMSHPINLAFTHTEKSQVGKRWAPVDAVFMAAMEELIIVDLPGWDQSAGIQREIEFFKARNQRVSLWSDVKDEFPLQA; from the coding sequence ATGAGAAAGATTTTTCTTGCCTGCCCTTATAGCCATGCCGACCAGGAAGTGGTGAACGCACGCTTTGTAGCCTGTAATGAAGTTGCCGCCACGATTATTGAATCCGGTAACCTTGTTTTTAGCCAGGTCACGATGTCGCACCCAATTAACCTGGCGTTTACCCACACCGAAAAGAGCCAGGTCGGTAAACGCTGGGCGCCAGTCGACGCGGTATTTATGGCGGCGATGGAGGAGTTAATTATTGTTGATCTGCCTGGATGGGATCAAAGCGCCGGGATTCAGCGCGAAATTGAGTTTTTTAAAGCCCGCAATCAGCGGGTGAGCTTATGGTCAGACGTTAAAGACGAATTTCCGCTACAGGCGTAA
- a CDS encoding DUF1493 family protein: MVDDIEQRVFALARRYNGVYLFNNDKKQKRLTLETDFDTDMQLDVGEAEDLMDEFFKAFRVERGHFKIETYYPDEPFSWNPFKKFSPIPVPDFTIGMLIDSAKAGKWLYD; encoded by the coding sequence ATGGTAGATGACATTGAGCAACGTGTATTTGCGTTGGCAAGGCGCTATAACGGTGTTTATTTGTTTAATAACGACAAAAAGCAAAAGCGGCTAACACTGGAAACTGACTTTGATACTGATATGCAGTTGGATGTTGGCGAAGCCGAAGATTTGATGGATGAATTCTTCAAAGCGTTCCGGGTTGAACGGGGCCACTTTAAGATTGAAACATACTACCCTGACGAGCCTTTTTCATGGAATCCGTTCAAGAAATTTTCCCCGATCCCCGTTCCAGATTTCACTATCGGTATGCTGATCGATTCAGCTAAAGCCGGGAAATGGTTATACGACTAA